DNA from Sphingomonas psychrotolerans:
CGCAATCGGCATCGAGCGCGGGCTGATGACCACCGTCCACGCCTACACCAACGACCAGAAGATCCTCGATCAGATCCACCCGGACCTGCGTCGCGCCCGCGCCGCGGCGATGAACATCATCCCGACCACCACCGGTGCCGCCCGCGCGGTGGGCGAAGTGCTTCCCGAACTGAAGGGCAAGCTCGACGGCTCGGCGATCCGCGTGCCGGTGCCCGACGGCAGCCTCGTCGACCTGACCTTCACGCCGGCGCGCGACGTGACCCGCGACGAAGTCAACGCGATCCTCAAAAAGGCGTCGGAAGAGGGACCACTCAAGGGCATCCTCGTTTATTCGGACGAGCCGCTGGTCTCGATCGACATCGTCCACACCCCGGCTTCGTCGACCGTCGACAGCCTCGAGACCGCAGTGATCGACGGCAAGCTGGTTCGCGTGGTCAGCTGGTACGACAATGAATGGGGCTTCTCGAACCGGATGGTCGATACTGCGACTGCCATGGCGAAGCTGGGTTAACACAAACAGCTGCTCACCCTCACCCTTCCACGGCTTCGCCGCCCCTTCCCTCTCCCGACGGGAGAGGGAAGGGGCCCGCTGCCGAAGGCAGTGGGAAGGGTGAGGGCGACGGAGTTCTAAAATGGCGCGCAACTTCAAGACGCTCGACGATCTGGGCGATGTCACCGGCAAGCGCGTGCTCGTTCGCGAGGACCTCAACGTGCCGATGGCCGACGGCGCGGTGACCGACGACACACGGTTGCGCGCCGCGGTGCAGACCGTTGCCGAACTTTCGGACAAGGGCGCCAAGGTCATCGTGCTCGCGCATTTCGGGCGTCCCAAGGGCCAGCGCGATCCGGGCATGAGCCTCGCCTTGGTCACCGGGCCGTTCGAAGCCGTGCTGGGCCGCCCGGTGCGCTTCATCGACGACCAGCAGGCCGCCGACGTCATTGCTACGATGGCCGACGGCGAAGTCGGCATCCTCGAGAATACCCGCTTCGATACCG
Protein-coding regions in this window:
- the gap gene encoding type I glyceraldehyde-3-phosphate dehydrogenase translates to MTKVAINGFGRIGRLVARAILERPESGLELVTINDLADAKSNAWLFSRDSVHGKYPGTVSADGDDLVIDGKRVKVTKEKDPANLPHAENGVELVLECTGFFTDRASAQKHIDAGAKKVLISAPGKNVDLTVVFGVNHDKLEAGHTIVSNASCTTNCLAPVAKVLNDAIGIERGLMTTVHAYTNDQKILDQIHPDLRRARAAAMNIIPTTTGAARAVGEVLPELKGKLDGSAIRVPVPDGSLVDLTFTPARDVTRDEVNAILKKASEEGPLKGILVYSDEPLVSIDIVHTPASSTVDSLETAVIDGKLVRVVSWYDNEWGFSNRMVDTATAMAKLG